The following are encoded in a window of Brevibacillus ruminantium genomic DNA:
- a CDS encoding mandelate racemase/muconate lactonizing enzyme family protein → MSNKIKQIITHIVEVPLINTWQISLYSSNTRQHAVVEVILENGIRGYGEAAPSPAFMGETAETIKLVNDRYLAPQVVGLPVDEIALAHQKMNDAIYSNSSAKSAIDIAMHDAWGKSLNLPLYKLIGGTVRESVPLTYVVGIKDNKDAYEEAMKRINEGFGVIKIKVGRDPKRDIELVNLIRKAISDAGKNTKLRLDANQGYDVPTAIRVIREIEESGEVECVEQPVRKWNILGIKEIRDKVKTPIMIDETVFAPEDAITAIKLGIADIINLKICKVGGIFQSRKIAAMAEAAGMSCTVGSNLELGVGIAASAHFVTSHPVVKHPSDFICGAYLHTHDILQTPIQDWVKDGHIHLPEKPGLGVEINDALLAEKQ, encoded by the coding sequence ATGTCCAACAAAATCAAACAAATCATCACCCACATCGTAGAAGTGCCGCTGATCAATACCTGGCAAATCTCTCTTTACTCGAGCAATACCCGCCAGCACGCAGTCGTAGAAGTGATCCTGGAAAACGGGATTCGCGGTTATGGGGAAGCCGCGCCATCCCCTGCGTTTATGGGAGAGACGGCCGAGACGATCAAATTGGTCAACGACCGCTATCTGGCACCGCAAGTAGTCGGATTGCCTGTCGATGAAATCGCCCTGGCCCATCAAAAAATGAATGACGCGATTTACAGCAACTCTTCTGCCAAGTCTGCAATTGACATCGCCATGCACGACGCATGGGGCAAATCGCTCAATCTGCCGCTCTATAAACTGATCGGTGGAACCGTCAGAGAAAGCGTGCCTCTCACGTATGTAGTCGGGATCAAGGACAATAAAGACGCGTACGAAGAAGCTATGAAGCGGATCAACGAAGGCTTTGGCGTCATCAAGATCAAAGTGGGCCGCGATCCGAAGCGGGATATCGAGCTGGTCAACCTGATCCGAAAAGCCATCTCCGACGCTGGAAAAAATACCAAGCTTCGCCTTGACGCCAATCAGGGCTATGATGTACCTACCGCCATTCGCGTCATTCGCGAGATTGAAGAGTCCGGCGAGGTCGAATGTGTGGAACAGCCGGTGCGCAAATGGAACATTCTCGGAATCAAAGAAATTCGCGACAAGGTAAAAACACCGATTATGATTGACGAAACGGTATTTGCCCCCGAGGATGCAATCACGGCGATCAAGCTGGGCATTGCCGACATCATCAACCTGAAAATCTGCAAGGTCGGCGGCATCTTCCAATCCCGAAAAATCGCTGCCATGGCTGAAGCGGCCGGCATGTCCTGCACGGTCGGAAGCAATCTGGAGCTGGGCGTCGGCATCGCTGCAAGCGCTCATTTCGTCACCAGCCACCCTGTGGTCAAACATCCCAGTGACTTCATCTGCGGCGCTTACCTGCACACCCATGACATCCTGCAGACGCCGATCCAGGACTGGGTAAAAGATGGCCATATCCACTTGCCGGAGAAGCCGGGTCTGGGCGTAGAAATCAATGACGCTCTGTTAGCGGAGAAACAATAG
- a CDS encoding S-layer homology domain-containing protein: MKKVFHFMTGMIVTALLVSGTASIQAPVASAAAASAQAKPTDYQDHPNRNEIDYVIKNKLMWLYPDGSFKPDQPITQADLIAGLANAKGLTDGIVVPNFPLNHWAKAYYERALKDGILDEVVVDPNKVLNREEASLLLVNAWKGLYKRYQTKNSTHSYTAVASGWLPEKSGQFINGVSTTAYDGLGVVSRGEEAQALFQLHKAVNDIKVGESIATQFHNSLKVSGGILKGQVPSNKGKSASLVILFKNNETAEYRSGNFQINVDKVKYMEFTVKNSDESRSLAWYKYEKMPNTIRTNAR, translated from the coding sequence ATGAAAAAGGTTTTTCATTTTATGACCGGGATGATAGTTACCGCTCTTTTGGTGAGCGGAACCGCTTCGATACAAGCCCCGGTGGCGAGTGCGGCAGCTGCCTCAGCCCAGGCCAAACCAACCGACTACCAAGACCATCCGAATCGGAATGAAATTGATTATGTGATTAAAAATAAATTGATGTGGTTGTATCCGGATGGGAGTTTTAAGCCTGATCAACCAATTACACAGGCTGATTTAATTGCTGGATTAGCTAATGCTAAAGGGTTAACTGATGGAATAGTTGTTCCCAACTTTCCTTTAAATCACTGGGCTAAGGCTTATTATGAGCGTGCTTTAAAGGACGGCATTCTTGACGAGGTTGTTGTTGATCCCAATAAGGTTCTAAATCGTGAGGAAGCATCTTTACTTTTAGTTAACGCTTGGAAGGGGCTTTATAAGCGTTATCAGACAAAAAATTCAACTCATTCGTATACTGCCGTAGCCAGCGGATGGCTACCGGAAAAATCAGGTCAATTTATAAATGGGGTTTCGACCACAGCTTATGATGGTTTAGGGGTTGTAAGTAGGGGTGAGGAGGCTCAAGCATTATTCCAACTACACAAAGCAGTCAATGACATCAAAGTTGGAGAGAGCATTGCAACTCAATTTCATAACTCCTTAAAAGTTTCTGGCGGGATTTTAAAAGGACAAGTCCCATCCAACAAGGGTAAAAGCGCCAGCCTGGTGATATTATTCAAAAATAATGAGACGGCGGAATATCGTTCTGGTAACTTTCAGATTAATGTCGACAAAGTGAAGTATATGGAATTTACAGTGAAAAATTCTGATGAGTCAAGGTCGCTTGCTTGGTATAAATATGAAAAAATGCCAAATACAATTCGAACAAATGCCCGTTAA
- a CDS encoding HTH domain-containing protein, whose protein sequence is MLIRIALIGSEKMVNKVLSLSLKENVHIHPFVYEKPEESANLVKQASNYDVLFFTGPVPYFLARKEIEKLDLPAVFIPLDELGFTLSLFHIKNALFVHPDRLSIDIPRKEVVYHVLDELDLDRSHIYIKEFEKGIKHDLYTDEILQFHREQWQAQKVDFVLTSVQSVHKELQKLGIPSFRIIIPQKNVLDTLDSAIQAAELMISKASQIAVCIVRLSSAQEKQPSLSPHLLSDIRPILLDFAKKIDASLKEADEQTCYIYGTRRGIQHFTNHYRELPVLEQFKGLRDVKASFGFGFGRTVTEAEEHAQIGLFHAEKGRGDEAYIVTEDKKVIGPLNEKVTKSFQLLSLDEKLLAVIKQSGISVATMTKIIDFLRLRHNPIFSASDLADYLQVSKRTAERIMKKLVDNRYAEITGEEQPYQKGRPRALYRILL, encoded by the coding sequence ATGTTGATTCGAATCGCTCTCATTGGGTCCGAAAAAATGGTAAACAAGGTGCTCAGCTTATCTCTCAAAGAAAACGTGCACATCCACCCCTTCGTTTACGAAAAACCGGAAGAAAGCGCAAATCTGGTCAAGCAAGCCAGCAATTATGACGTCCTCTTTTTTACGGGGCCCGTTCCTTATTTTTTGGCCAGAAAAGAAATCGAAAAGCTGGATTTGCCAGCCGTTTTCATTCCGCTTGATGAGCTGGGGTTTACCCTCTCCCTGTTCCATATCAAGAACGCCTTGTTCGTCCATCCGGACCGCTTGTCGATTGACATTCCGCGAAAAGAGGTCGTTTATCACGTCCTGGATGAGCTTGATCTCGACCGGTCCCATATTTATATCAAGGAGTTTGAAAAGGGAATCAAGCACGATTTGTACACAGACGAAATTTTGCAGTTTCACCGGGAGCAGTGGCAGGCCCAAAAGGTTGACTTCGTGCTGACCAGTGTTCAATCGGTCCACAAAGAGCTGCAAAAGCTGGGGATACCCAGTTTCCGTATCATTATCCCTCAGAAAAACGTACTGGACACGCTGGACAGTGCGATCCAGGCTGCCGAGCTGATGATCAGCAAAGCATCGCAAATCGCTGTATGCATCGTGCGTCTCTCTTCTGCCCAGGAAAAGCAGCCAAGTCTCTCCCCTCACCTCCTGTCAGACATCCGCCCGATCTTGCTGGACTTTGCCAAAAAGATAGATGCTTCCCTCAAAGAGGCTGATGAGCAAACCTGCTATATCTACGGGACCAGAAGGGGAATTCAGCACTTTACCAATCATTACCGGGAACTTCCGGTCCTTGAGCAGTTCAAAGGGCTTCGCGATGTAAAAGCAAGCTTTGGCTTCGGCTTTGGCCGGACCGTCACGGAAGCAGAGGAGCATGCGCAGATTGGCTTGTTTCATGCGGAAAAAGGCAGAGGAGACGAAGCGTATATCGTGACGGAGGACAAAAAGGTGATTGGCCCGCTCAATGAGAAAGTAACCAAGAGCTTTCAACTGCTGAGCCTGGATGAAAAGCTGCTGGCCGTCATCAAACAATCGGGCATCAGCGTTGCGACCATGACGAAGATTATTGATTTTCTTCGCCTGCGGCATAACCCCATCTTCTCCGCCTCTGATCTCGCCGACTACCTGCAAGTCAGCAAACGGACGGCCGAGAGGATTATGAAAAAGCTCGTCGACAATCGGTATGCCGAGATCACCGGAGAAGAACAGCCGTATCAAAAAGGCAGGCCGCGTGCGCTGTACCGGATTTTACTCTGA
- a CDS encoding serine hydrolase, which translates to MNFHELQQQIQHLASTFQGKSSIAIETADGAILINENEQLPSASLIKVPIMIEAYRQAQEDTLDLSQKYTVPPHLRVGGTGVVAHLSDEVSLSLEDLISLMIMISDNSATNLLIEKVGMDAVNRLAHDLGCRQTALQRKMLDFQAIEEGKNNFTSAADMVRFVKEIVVGTTLGQSAKQATYRTLQHQQHQTTLPALITGGFSLKPVIAHKTGELPGMVHDAGIFQVNDKYAYVAVLTTDLPDNATGQQMIAKVGKAVYDYLSVP; encoded by the coding sequence ATGAATTTTCATGAACTTCAACAACAGATTCAGCATCTTGCGTCAACCTTTCAGGGGAAGTCCAGCATCGCGATTGAAACGGCAGACGGTGCCATTCTGATCAACGAAAACGAGCAGCTCCCTTCTGCCAGTCTGATCAAGGTACCGATCATGATTGAAGCTTATCGACAAGCACAGGAAGATACGTTAGACTTATCACAAAAGTACACCGTTCCCCCGCACTTGCGGGTTGGCGGAACCGGAGTCGTCGCCCATTTGTCGGACGAGGTCAGCTTGTCACTGGAAGATCTGATCTCTTTAATGATCATGATCTCTGACAACTCCGCGACCAATCTGCTGATCGAGAAAGTCGGCATGGATGCGGTCAATCGACTGGCGCATGACCTTGGCTGCCGCCAAACAGCACTGCAGCGCAAAATGCTCGATTTCCAAGCAATCGAAGAAGGCAAGAACAACTTTACCTCTGCTGCTGACATGGTTCGCTTTGTAAAGGAAATCGTCGTGGGCACTACCCTGGGACAGAGCGCGAAACAGGCCACTTACCGGACGCTCCAGCATCAGCAGCATCAAACCACGCTGCCTGCTCTCATCACGGGAGGATTTTCACTGAAACCGGTCATTGCCCATAAAACCGGGGAACTGCCGGGAATGGTTCATGATGCAGGCATTTTTCAAGTAAACGATAAATACGCATATGTAGCTGTCCTGACCACCGATTTGCCGGATAACGCGACCGGACAGCAAATGATCGCCAAAGTAGGCAAAGCCGTATACGATTATCTATCGGTACCATAA
- a CDS encoding YwgA family protein: protein MLRRHAKIIRLIEIAGEVSGRKKLQKMVYIAKQLDVDFDERFEFHMYGPYSEELTLRVDELCNLGLLDEQVETKGAIHMYRYSLNENGRDFLRFHEVDFGQGEQVIQRMNEENSRFLELVSTILYFSHLSYEEMKAKIFTFKSKQRYSEEEIQKGLLFIEELRALIKVNPANLM, encoded by the coding sequence ATGCTTAGGCGTCACGCCAAAATCATACGTCTAATCGAGATCGCAGGGGAAGTAAGCGGCCGCAAGAAACTGCAGAAAATGGTGTACATAGCGAAACAACTCGACGTGGATTTCGACGAGCGATTTGAATTTCACATGTATGGACCCTACTCAGAGGAATTGACGCTGCGTGTGGATGAGCTGTGCAATCTGGGACTGCTGGATGAGCAGGTGGAAACCAAAGGGGCCATCCATATGTACCGCTATTCGCTGAATGAAAACGGGCGTGACTTTTTGCGCTTTCATGAAGTCGATTTCGGACAGGGAGAGCAGGTCATCCAGCGCATGAACGAGGAAAACTCCCGCTTTTTGGAGCTGGTCTCCACGATTTTATACTTCAGTCATCTTTCGTATGAAGAAATGAAAGCCAAAATCTTTACGTTTAAAAGCAAGCAGCGCTACTCCGAAGAGGAGATTCAGAAAGGGCTGCTGTTTATTGAAGAACTGCGGGCACTGATTAAAGTGAATCCTGCAAATTTGATGTGA
- a CDS encoding HD domain-containing protein, whose protein sequence is MKQPQLLDEEKVFKDPVHSYIHVRDKLIWDLINSAEFQRLRRIRQLGTSFFTFHGGEHSRFNHSLGVYEIMRRILETFAGRIHLSYEEKLLCLCAALLHDVGHGPFSHSFEKVFRYHHEDWTRAILQGDTQINRLLKRMGEDFPNQVAEVIAKTYDNKLIVSLVSSQIDADRMDYLLRDAYYTGVNYGNFEIERILRVMRPTDDGIVFKHSGMHAVEDYIMSRYQMYWQVYFHPVTRSAEVVLRKIFQRAKELFHAGYPFRQEPTLLLPFLTETVELSDYLALDESVILFYMQIWRQENDAILKDLCARFLDRNLFKYVEYNPRDFRLLAELKELFQSAGIDPAYYLEVDTTSDLPYDFYRAGEDEERIPIMLLMPSGELTELSEKSEIVQAISGKRRFDYKLYFPMDKVLALPEELSGKIRDRLGVMEDA, encoded by the coding sequence ATGAAACAGCCCCAGCTTTTAGACGAGGAAAAAGTGTTTAAAGACCCGGTGCACAGCTATATACATGTGCGGGACAAGCTGATCTGGGATTTGATCAATTCCGCCGAGTTTCAGCGTCTGCGCCGCATTCGGCAACTGGGCACGAGTTTTTTTACCTTTCATGGCGGTGAACACAGCCGATTTAATCATTCGCTCGGCGTTTATGAGATTATGCGCCGGATCTTGGAAACGTTCGCTGGCCGCATTCATCTCTCCTATGAAGAAAAGCTGCTCTGCCTCTGCGCGGCTCTTTTGCACGATGTGGGCCACGGCCCGTTTTCCCACTCCTTTGAAAAGGTGTTTCGCTATCATCACGAGGATTGGACTCGGGCCATTCTGCAAGGGGATACCCAGATCAACCGGCTGCTGAAGAGAATGGGAGAGGACTTTCCCAATCAGGTAGCCGAAGTCATCGCCAAAACCTACGACAACAAGCTGATCGTCAGCCTGGTTTCCAGCCAAATCGATGCCGACCGGATGGATTATCTGCTGCGCGATGCGTATTATACGGGCGTGAATTACGGCAACTTTGAAATTGAACGAATCCTGCGCGTCATGCGGCCGACCGATGACGGCATCGTCTTCAAGCACAGCGGTATGCACGCGGTAGAAGATTACATCATGTCCCGCTATCAGATGTATTGGCAGGTGTATTTCCACCCCGTTACGCGAAGTGCGGAGGTCGTGTTGCGAAAGATTTTTCAACGCGCCAAAGAGCTCTTTCATGCGGGGTATCCCTTCCGTCAGGAGCCGACCCTGCTTCTGCCCTTTTTAACGGAAACCGTTGAGCTGTCCGATTATTTGGCCCTCGATGAGTCAGTGATTCTCTTTTACATGCAGATCTGGCGCCAGGAAAACGACGCCATATTGAAAGATTTATGCGCCCGTTTTCTTGACAGGAATCTGTTTAAATACGTCGAATATAATCCGAGAGATTTCCGCTTGCTGGCAGAGCTGAAAGAGCTGTTCCAGTCTGCGGGTATTGATCCGGCCTATTATTTGGAAGTGGACACGACATCCGATCTTCCGTATGATTTTTACCGTGCTGGCGAGGATGAGGAGCGGATTCCGATCATGCTGCTGATGCCGTCAGGGGAGTTGACCGAGCTGTCGGAGAAATCGGAGATCGTGCAGGCGATCAGCGGCAAACGCCGCTTTGATTACAAGCTGTATTTTCCGATGGATAAAGTATTGGCTTTGCCGGAAGAGCTGTCCGGCAAGATTCGAGATCGTCTGGGAGTGATGGAGGATGCTTAG
- a CDS encoding thioredoxin domain-containing protein: MACMFGAALMTAAVGTEPVKLVYVFSEDCGFCTSFAPKFEQAVRELPASQIERLNVHRQGELDKAMELGAEADIVYRPGWAGCG, encoded by the coding sequence TTGGCCTGCATGTTTGGTGCCGCCCTGATGACCGCAGCCGTCGGGACCGAGCCAGTGAAGCTGGTGTATGTATTCAGCGAAGATTGCGGATTCTGCACCAGTTTTGCTCCCAAATTTGAGCAGGCAGTAAGGGAGCTTCCCGCATCGCAAATTGAAAGACTCAACGTGCATCGCCAAGGCGAGCTGGATAAGGCTATGGAGCTGGGTGCGGAAGCCGACATTGTTTATCGTCCGGGATGGGCAGGTTGTGGATAA
- a CDS encoding efflux RND transporter permease subunit, with the protein MIEYIVRKRKITLLFFVMVMLVGFLGFFQLPKQEQPDIIVNIAMVTTIYPGASPEKVEQTVTKKLEEKINELQGLKYISSVSGLGISSIIVETKSDVDPKQKWDELRKKVKDAEANLPDDAKQPIINDDLNRTFVQTLAVTADTREELYSLRSTLKSWKDQLRTIPNVADVTIEGLPEQEVQIQVDTQRLNQFGLTWGQVMMAVKKENERIPLGDLTSDNRTYQLKIAENQDVEALGNVIVSRTREGYPIYLKDIGKVELTTEQIHSYSYFNGKPSVSISINAETGSDVPSLQKRVDEMMTTLEKSLPAWAEKHSIYSQDERVNDLFSDLSREMIIAVSAVLLVCTLGLNLITSFVVALAIPISLAVGMLFLPSMGITLNMISIVSLIIVLGILVDDAVVVNDNIERRLSVLGEKPMKAAVNGAKEVSISITTATLATIASFGPLMFLNGNVGQFIRPVPVIISLTMLASMIMSLTIIPIFRQWYEHRRRGGVEGYRKPPGLLGKQLFQLNAWYAGKLMPRILKRPLLAGMVGVLIGTSAYGLIPFTPVQLFPNDDRPQFLVNVRVPVGSSVEETDRIVRGVSDWIREKPGIVDVAAYAGGSAPKMFSGDTSAGDGITIGQLVVRFDKTQTKIENMIDPWREEFKQLYPEASILPVELEAGPPVGKPVVIRLYGEDIPTLRSLAGDLKDRIAKVPGTYDVQDDFGIERYTLEFVVNEQVMKEKLVNYNDLSQTLRLASEGITVSQFDTGTDLLDMKLFMEKGTEDPSVLFQRLTVANALGEQIPLSQLAKVKPTFSTQKIPHRNLSRAITVYSDVRGRTATEVMNEIKPILQSTQLPEGYHWEVGGETSEQTDIFIDMGKLSVIVVFLILILIAMQFYSLSIPVLVLSTVYLAFAGSLIGLFVTQTPLGFMTMMGVISLSGIVVRNGIVLIEFIEEARHAGVELKQAVVQAGEARLRPILLTSMTAVAGLTPLAISGDVLFRPLAVTIIFGLIFSTLLTLIVVPSFYTVLAERKLKRKAKLAAKRPDLYGPEAELDV; encoded by the coding sequence GTGATTGAATACATCGTCCGAAAACGAAAAATCACCCTGCTGTTTTTTGTAATGGTCATGCTCGTTGGATTTCTCGGTTTTTTCCAACTTCCCAAGCAGGAACAACCGGACATTATCGTAAATATTGCCATGGTGACGACCATCTACCCGGGAGCATCGCCGGAGAAGGTAGAGCAGACCGTCACGAAGAAGCTGGAGGAAAAAATCAACGAGCTGCAAGGGCTGAAATACATTTCATCCGTATCCGGGCTGGGCATCTCCAGCATTATCGTGGAAACCAAAAGCGATGTCGATCCCAAACAAAAATGGGATGAATTGCGGAAAAAAGTAAAAGATGCGGAAGCGAATCTGCCGGATGATGCCAAACAGCCGATCATCAATGATGACCTGAACCGCACCTTTGTGCAAACCCTGGCCGTGACAGCCGATACCCGGGAGGAGCTGTACAGTCTGCGATCCACGCTGAAGTCGTGGAAGGATCAGCTGCGGACGATTCCAAACGTCGCTGATGTGACGATTGAGGGATTGCCTGAGCAGGAAGTTCAGATTCAGGTGGATACCCAGCGGCTGAATCAGTTCGGTTTGACCTGGGGCCAAGTCATGATGGCTGTCAAAAAAGAGAATGAGCGGATTCCACTCGGCGACCTGACCTCTGACAACCGCACCTATCAGCTGAAGATTGCGGAGAATCAGGATGTGGAAGCACTGGGTAACGTCATCGTTTCCCGGACGAGAGAGGGCTACCCGATCTATCTGAAGGATATCGGGAAGGTTGAGCTGACGACCGAACAAATCCACTCCTACTCCTACTTCAACGGCAAGCCGTCCGTGTCTATCAGTATCAATGCGGAGACAGGAAGCGACGTACCCTCCCTGCAGAAACGTGTGGACGAGATGATGACTACACTGGAAAAATCGCTGCCGGCCTGGGCCGAAAAGCACTCGATCTACTCCCAGGATGAGCGGGTCAATGATCTATTCAGCGATTTGTCGCGGGAGATGATCATCGCTGTCAGCGCGGTGCTGCTCGTGTGTACGCTGGGCTTGAACCTGATTACCTCCTTTGTAGTCGCGCTGGCGATTCCCATTTCGCTGGCAGTGGGGATGCTATTTTTGCCATCCATGGGCATCACGCTCAACATGATCTCCATTGTCTCCCTGATTATTGTACTGGGGATTCTCGTCGATGATGCCGTGGTCGTCAATGACAACATCGAAAGGCGACTGTCGGTCCTCGGAGAAAAGCCGATGAAAGCGGCCGTCAACGGGGCAAAAGAGGTCTCCATCTCGATTACAACGGCGACGCTGGCGACGATTGCTTCCTTTGGACCCTTGATGTTTTTAAACGGAAACGTGGGGCAGTTTATTCGCCCAGTACCGGTTATCATTTCACTGACCATGCTGGCCTCGATGATCATGTCTTTGACGATCATTCCGATTTTCCGGCAGTGGTATGAACATCGGCGCAGAGGCGGGGTGGAAGGCTATCGCAAACCGCCGGGCCTGCTCGGAAAGCAGCTTTTTCAGTTGAATGCCTGGTATGCAGGAAAGCTGATGCCGCGCATTTTGAAGCGTCCTTTGCTCGCGGGAATGGTCGGCGTGTTGATCGGTACCAGCGCCTACGGACTGATCCCGTTTACTCCCGTCCAGCTTTTCCCCAACGACGACAGACCGCAGTTTCTGGTCAATGTACGCGTGCCCGTCGGCAGCAGCGTCGAGGAGACAGACCGGATCGTCCGGGGTGTGTCTGACTGGATCAGAGAGAAGCCGGGGATTGTCGATGTCGCTGCATATGCGGGAGGCAGCGCGCCCAAGATGTTCAGTGGGGACACCAGCGCGGGCGACGGAATCACGATTGGACAACTGGTCGTCCGCTTTGACAAAACGCAAACAAAAATTGAAAACATGATCGATCCGTGGCGGGAGGAGTTCAAGCAGCTCTACCCGGAGGCAAGCATCCTGCCCGTAGAGCTGGAAGCAGGTCCGCCCGTCGGCAAACCGGTGGTAATTCGGCTCTATGGCGAGGATATCCCGACCCTGCGCTCTTTGGCTGGGGACCTCAAAGACCGGATTGCGAAGGTTCCGGGAACGTATGACGTCCAGGATGATTTTGGGATTGAGCGCTACACCCTGGAGTTTGTGGTTAATGAACAAGTCATGAAAGAAAAGCTGGTCAACTACAATGACCTGTCCCAAACCTTGCGTCTGGCCAGCGAGGGAATTACGGTCAGTCAGTTTGACACAGGCACAGATCTGCTTGACATGAAGCTGTTCATGGAAAAAGGAACAGAAGACCCGTCTGTGCTTTTCCAAAGGCTGACGGTAGCCAATGCCCTGGGTGAACAGATTCCGCTGTCACAGCTGGCAAAGGTGAAGCCTACATTTAGTACGCAAAAAATCCCACACCGAAATCTGTCCCGGGCCATTACGGTTTACAGTGACGTCAGAGGCAGAACGGCGACAGAAGTGATGAACGAGATCAAACCGATTCTGCAATCGACCCAGCTTCCGGAGGGATATCACTGGGAGGTTGGCGGCGAGACCTCGGAACAGACGGATATCTTTATCGACATGGGAAAACTGTCCGTGATTGTCGTTTTTCTCATTCTGATTTTGATTGCCATGCAGTTCTACTCCCTCAGCATTCCGGTTCTAGTCCTCAGTACGGTCTATCTGGCTTTTGCCGGCAGCTTGATCGGGCTGTTTGTCACCCAGACGCCGCTTGGCTTTATGACGATGATGGGGGTCATATCGCTATCGGGGATCGTCGTTCGTAACGGGATCGTGCTGATCGAATTTATCGAGGAGGCACGTCATGCCGGAGTAGAGCTGAAACAGGCCGTGGTCCAGGCGGGAGAAGCGAGGCTGCGCCCGATCCTGTTGACCTCGATGACTGCGGTTGCAGGCTTGACGCCACTCGCGATTTCCGGCGATGTGCTGTTCAGACCGCTGGCTGTCACAATCATTTTCGGCTTGATCTTCTCCACGCTGCTGACGCTGATTGTCGTGCCGTCGTTCTATACCGTTCTGGCCGAGCGCAAGCTGAAGCGAAAAGCCAAACTGGCTGCGAAGCGTCCCGACCTTTACGGGCCGGAAGCAGAGCTGGATGTGTAA
- a CDS encoding Zn-dependent hydrolase, whose protein sequence is MNISIERLLVDLEKYAAYGKSAEGGITRPSFSEPDFEVRELYVNELKELGLDVSIDGAANIWGRLPGTGEKKGTIVIGSHLDTVPNGGKYDGALGVLLAKEIIRTLIDSGVRLQHDLEIVSFTAEEPNDFNLSTFGSRCLTGKLTTNQLETVTDSKGYRLADGLIRAGGGLHKFAALEQIRSEKKAYIELHIEQGRRLAAKNIPVASVDRIVGIYRDKITVLGEANHAGTTMMEHRVDALSAAAELILIAERIARQDPKDTVCTIGKLDVFPNAANIIPGTVEFILEVRGESRADIEHLVSQIKKEWEPVKQSRAIEIREQTILNQSPVEMDGEIVTLIEQAAQDRLVPCLRLASMAGHDASHMADISKAAMIFVKSPNGKSHCPEEFSTSEDIEIAGNVMLDAIVKVDRQLD, encoded by the coding sequence ATGAATATATCAATCGAGCGCTTGCTTGTTGATCTGGAGAAATACGCCGCGTACGGAAAAAGCGCAGAGGGCGGGATTACCCGCCCGAGCTTTTCCGAGCCTGATTTCGAAGTGAGAGAGCTGTATGTGAACGAGTTGAAAGAACTGGGGCTCGATGTGAGCATCGACGGAGCCGCCAATATCTGGGGAAGACTTCCCGGCACGGGGGAAAAGAAAGGCACGATCGTCATCGGCTCTCATCTCGACACCGTGCCGAACGGCGGCAAATACGACGGCGCCCTGGGCGTATTGCTGGCGAAAGAGATCATCCGCACGTTGATCGACAGCGGTGTCCGTTTGCAGCATGATCTTGAAATCGTTTCCTTTACCGCTGAGGAGCCAAATGATTTCAATCTCTCGACGTTTGGCAGCCGCTGTTTGACGGGCAAGCTGACAACAAATCAACTGGAGACGGTGACCGATTCCAAAGGCTACCGGCTGGCGGATGGCTTGATAAGAGCGGGAGGCGGACTTCATAAATTCGCTGCCCTAGAACAAATCCGTTCAGAGAAAAAAGCGTATATCGAGCTGCACATCGAGCAGGGACGGCGGTTGGCAGCCAAGAACATCCCGGTTGCCTCCGTCGATCGCATCGTCGGTATTTACCGCGATAAAATTACCGTGCTGGGCGAAGCCAATCATGCCGGCACCACGATGATGGAACACCGGGTCGACGCGCTCTCGGCAGCCGCAGAGCTGATTCTGATCGCCGAACGCATCGCCCGCCAGGACCCCAAAGATACCGTCTGTACCATCGGCAAGCTGGACGTTTTCCCAAATGCCGCCAATATCATACCGGGAACGGTTGAGTTTATCCTGGAGGTACGCGGTGAATCGCGAGCAGATATCGAGCATCTGGTCAGTCAGATTAAAAAAGAGTGGGAACCGGTCAAACAGTCGCGAGCGATTGAGATCAGGGAGCAAACCATCCTTAACCAATCACCGGTCGAAATGGACGGCGAAATCGTTACTTTAATCGAACAAGCTGCCCAGGACCGACTTGTCCCCTGTCTGCGGCTGGCAAGCATGGCTGGCCACGATGCGAGTCATATGGCTGACATCTCCAAAGCGGCGATGATCTTCGTCAAAAGCCCCAATGGAAAAAGTCACTGCCCGGAAGAATTCAGTACGTCCGAAGATATCGAGATTGCCGGTAATGTCATGCTGGATGCTATCGTAAAAGTGGATCGACAACTTGATTAA